Proteins encoded within one genomic window of Cucumis sativus cultivar 9930 chromosome 3, Cucumber_9930_V3, whole genome shotgun sequence:
- the LOC101213214 gene encoding cytochrome P450 82A3 translates to MMDFPSPIIIFLFIFSSYYLWRKWQKNKKTKGVSEGKKAPSPGGALPIIGHLHLLNKRGKLPHHVLGSMADKYGPIFRLNLGSRPALVVSNWEMAKESMCTNDAAAASRPELSVSKNFSYNFAMFGLASYSSYWRDMRKITHLELLSNPRVDQVKSVMLGEMSTSLRELYTRWGGERKKLEEISVEIKHWFGDATLNMLLKIIMGKRCVGPNASEGNENDARTLQMGIRESFHLMGEGLLRDYIPWVANLGFDGRVKAMEKIAEQMDAILQRWFEEHMHHRSTDDLDRRDGDFMDSLISLGRANQLPTHHNQNTIVKATTLNMIAGGTESSTVTLTWAISLLLKNPCALEKAYQELDQVVGRDRKLNESDINNLVYLQAIVKETLRLYPAGPLLGPREFYKDCFVAGYFVSKGTQLIPNIWKIQTDPRVWPDPFEFKPERFLTTHKDVDLKGNNFELIPFGSGRRGCPGVSFGLQMVHFALAGFLHSFHIKNPLGEEIDMREDFGMANEKVVPLNVLVTPRLPLHLHTPITV, encoded by the exons ATGATGGACTTCCCATCACCcatcattatttttctcttcattttttcttcttattatttgtgGAGAAAGTGgcagaaaaataagaaaactaagGGAGTTAGTGAGGGAAAGAAGGCCCCTTCGCCGGGGGGAGCGTTACCGATAATTGGCCACCTCCATCTGCTGAACAAGCGCGGGAAGCTTCCACACCATGTTCTTGGATCCATGGCTGATAAATATGGCCCCATCTTTAGGTTGAACCTCGGCTCGCGCCCGGCTTTGGTTGTTAGTAATTGGGAAATGGCTAAAGAAAGTATGTGTACTAATGACGCGGCCGCCGCCTCTCGCCCGGAGCTCTCAGTGTCTAAGAATTTCTCTTATAATTTCGCCATGTTTGGGTTGGCTTCTTACAGTTCTTACTGGCGTGATATGCGTAAAATTACCCACTTGGAGCTCCTCTCTAATCCACGAGTCGATCAG GTTAAGAGCGTGATGTTAGGTGAGATGAGCACATCATTGAGAGAGTTATACACAAGATGGGGtggagaaaggaagaaattggAGGAAATTTCAGTTGAAATTAAACATTGGTTTGGGGATGCAACACTGAATATGCTTCTCAAAATCATCATGGGGAAAAGATGTGTGGGTCCAAATGCTTCcgagggaaatgaaaatgatgcAAGAACATTGCAAATGGGAATTAGGGAGTCTTTCCATTTGATGGGTGAAGGGTTATTGAGAGACTATATTCCTTGGGTTGCAAACCTTGGATTTGATGGCCGAGTTAAGGCTATGGAGAAAATAGCAGAACAAATGGATGCCATTCTTCAGCGTTGGTTTGAAGAACACATGCACCATAGATCCACTGATGATTTGGATAGAAGAGATGGCGATTTTATGGATTCATTGATTTCGTTAGGTCGAGCTAATCAACTTCCAACTCACCATAATCAAAATACAATTGTCAAAGCCACAACTTTG AACATGATTGCTGGAGGAACTGAAAGCAGCACAGTGACTCTAACATGGGCCATATCTTTATTACTAAAGAACCCATGTGCCTTAGAAAAGGCTTATCAAGAGCTTGACCAAGTTGTAGGAAGAGACAGGAAGCTGAACGAGTCAGACATAAACAATCTTGTTTATTTACAAGCCATTGTGAAAGAAACACTGAGATTGTACCCAGCAGGGCCTTTACTGGGCCCTCGTGAATTCTACAAGGACTGTTTTGTGGCTGGCTATTTTGTCTCCAAGGGCACTCAATTGATCCCCAACATTTGGAAGATCCAAACTGACCCTCGGGTTTGGCCCGACCCTTTCGAGTTCAAGCCCGAGCGATTTTTGACAACACATAAGGACGTGGATTTGAAAGGGAATAATTTTGAGTTGATTCCGTTTGGGAGTGGAAGGAGAGGGTGTCCTGGAGTTTCATTTGGACTTCAAATGGTGCATTTTGCTTTGGCTGGGTTCTTGCATTCTTTCCACATTAAAAATCCATTGGGCGAAGAAATTGATATGAGGGAGGATTTTGGGATGGCCAATGAGAAAGTGGTTCCTCTTAATGTTTTGGTTACCCCTCGGTTACCTTTGCATCTCCACACCCCAATAACAGTGTAG
- the LOC101213457 gene encoding cytochrome P450 CYP82D47, which produces MVEFQFPFFNPKSITMLVFLFFISCYYLWQKWQQYKSTEPKQAPAPPGAWPIIGHLHMLHNVKLPHHALGAMADKYGPLFRLQLGSRSALVVSSWEMAKESMCVNDAAAASRPGVSGTKHFSYDFAAFGLAPYSPYWREIRKVTHMELLSNPRVDQFKNTMFGEVKTSLRELHETWAAQKDGSGQVEVEMKRWFGDVIVNMLLKIIIGKRCVGPNAEGGEKQAKDFQLAIRDSFHLMGQGLLRDYIPLIGRLGFNGQVKVMENIATRFDMVLREWLDEHKLNRTSSCCGRKDGDFMDALVSLYDGKEIEGYYDGDTIIKATTLNMVAGGTESTTVTLTWAMSLLINNPHVLERAQQELDTVVGRDRQLKESDIPNLVYLKSIIKETMRMYPAGPLLGPREFYKDCIVAGYFVPKGTQLIPNIWKIQTDPRVWPDPFEFKPERFLTTHKNVDLKGNNFELIPFGSGRRGCPGLAFGLQMVHFALAGFLHSFDVKNPTKEPIDMSENFGMANEKVVPLNVSVTSRLPSHLYTIN; this is translated from the exons ATGGTGGAGTTTCAATTCCCCTTCTTTAACCCAAAATCCATCACCATGCTcgtctttttgtttttcatttcatgcTACTACCTGTGGCAGAAGTGGCAACAGTACAAATCTACTGAACCGAAACAAGCTCCAGCACCGCCGGGAGCATGGCCGATTATAGGCCACCTCCATATGCTCCACAATGTGAAGCTCCCCCATCATGCTCTTGGAGCCATGGCCGATAAATATGGGCCCCTCTTCCGGCTGCAGCTGGGGTCACGGTCGGCTTTGGTGGTGAGCAGCTGGGAAATGGCCAAGGAAAGCATGTGTGTTAACGACGCTGCTGCCGCCTCCCGGCCTGGCGTCTCCGGTACCAAACATTTTTCCTATGACTTCGCAGCATTCGGGTTAGCTCCTTACAGTCCTTACTGGAGGGAGATTCGTAAGGTTACTCACATGGAGCTCCTCTCTAATCCACGCGTTGATCAG TTTAAGAACACCATGTTTGGTGAGGTGAAGACATCATTAAGAGAGCTGCACGAAACATGGGCAGCACAGAAGGATGGATCGGGTCAGGTTGAAGTGGAGATGAAGCGTTGGTTTGGGGATGTGATAGTGAATATGCTTCTGAAGATCATCATCGGAAAACGATGTGTCGGTCCAAACGCCGAGGGAGGTGAAAAACAAGCTAAAGATTTTCAGTTGGCAATTAGGGACTCATTCCATTTGATGGGTCAGGGGTTGTTGAGAGATTATATTCCTCTGATTGGCCGGCTCGGATTTAATGGACAAGTGAAGGTGATGGAGAACATAGCCACACGATTCGACATGGTTCTAAGGGAATGGCTGGATGAACACAAACTTAATAGAACTTCTTCATGTTGTGGTAGAAAAGATGGAGATTTTATGGATGCTCTTGTTTCTCTATATGATGGCAAAGAGATTGAAGGTTACTATGATGGTGATACCATCATCAAAGCCACAACCCTC AATATGGTAGCCGGTGGAACTGAAAGCACGACAGTAACTCTAACATGGGCGATGTCATTGTTAATAAATAACCCACACGTCCTCGAAAGGGCACAGCAAGAGCTCGACACGGTGGTTGGCCGAGACAGACAACTGAAGGAGTCGGACATACCAAATCTTGTTTATTTAAAGTCCATAATCAAAGAGACTATGCGAATGTATCCAGCAGGGCCTTTATTAGGACCACGTGAGTTCTACAAGGACTGCATTGTAGCTGGCTACTTTGTCCCCAAAGGCACCCAATTGATCCCAAACATTTGGAAGATCCAAACAGATCCACGTGTATGGCCTGACCCGTTCGAGTTCAAGCCAGAGCGGTTCTTGACAACCCATAAGAATGTGGATTTGAAAGGGAATAATTTTGAGTTGATTCCATTTGGGAGTGGAAGGAGAGGTTGCCCTGGACTTGCTTTTGGACTTCAAATGGTGCATTTTGCTTTGGCTGGGTTTTTACATTCCTTTGATGTCAAAAACCCAACCAAAGAACCTATTGATATGTCAGAGAATTTTGGAATGGCTAATGAGAAAGTTGTTCCTCTGAATGTTTCGGTCACGTCACGGTTACCTTCTCATCTTTAcacaataaattaa
- the LOC101208575 gene encoding cytochrome P450 CYP82D47 encodes MEQPSHAVAGVIFALAFIIYLLFIMSRRSVAHPKRLPPEPDGAWPVIGHLHLLNASEPIHITLAKMADVYGPIFTFRFGTKRALIVSNWEIAKECFTTNDRIFASRPKQLASKLLAYDYAMMAFSPYNPHWRYVRKLAMLGLFTNQRIEQLEHVRVVEVHSWMKELYDLYWLKNNNNKSEKVVVEMKKWFVDITLNTMFKMVIGKRFSTAFDDHVSREKCRKALGGFFEFFMKFIPSESFLFLSWLDLGGHEKAMKKSAQILDEVFHKFLQQHRERRDYYSNGQMEEKDFMDVMISSVEDDDGEQLNYDADTIIKATCLNVILGGFDTTAVTMSWALSLLLNNENALKKAQHELDEQVGRERQVKETDLKNLPYLQAIVKETLRLHPPGPLLVPRESIEDCTIGSYHIPKGTRLIVNAQKLQKDPHVWDDPCEFRPERFITNQKNFDVRGQNPQLIPFGNGRRICPAISFALQMIHLTLANLLHGFKIGRPSQELVDMEESCGLASGRKAPLKVVLTPQLPAYAYE; translated from the exons ATGGAACAGCCGTCTCACGCCGTCGCCGGAGTAATCTTTGCCCTTGCCTTCATTATCTACCTCCTTTTCATCATGTCTAGGAGATCAGTAGCTCATCCGAAGAGACTCCCACCAGAACCCGATGGCGCTTGGCCAGTGATCGGCCACCTCCATCTCCTAAATGCGAGTGAGCCAATCCACATAACATTGGCCAAAATGGCGGATGTGTATGGACCAATATTCACTTTCAGATTCGGTACGAAAAGAGCGTTGATTGTGAGCAATTGGGAAATAGCAAAAGAATGTTTTACTACAAACGATAGAATCTTTGCGTCTCGTCCAAAGCAACTTGCATCAAAGCTTCTTGCCTATGACTATGCTATGATGGCGTTCAGCCCTTACAATCCACACTGGCGCTATGTACGCAAACTAGCCATGCTCGGACTCTTCACAAACCAACGCATCGAGCAGCTTGAACACGTTAGAGTAGTCGAAGTTCATAGTTGGATGAAGGAACTTTATGACTTATATTGGctcaaaaataacaataacaaaagtGAGAAAGTTGTggtggaaatgaagaaatggtTTGTAGACATAACCCTCAACACCATGTTCAAGATGGTGATCGGAAAGCGATTTTCGACCGCCTTCGACGACCATGTAAGCCGTGAAAAGTGTCGAAAGGCTTTGGGGGGTTTCTTTGAATTCTTTATGAAATTCATTCCTTCGGaatcgtttttgtttttgagttGGTTGGATTTAGGAGGACATGAAAAAGCCATGAAGAAGAGTGCACAAATATTAGATGAGGTGTTTCACAAATTCCTCCAACAACATCGAGAGAGGAGAGATTATTACAGCAATGGAcagatggaagaaaaagacTTCATGGATGTAATGATTTCTAgtgttgaagatgatgatggagAACAGCTCAACTACGATGCTGATACAATTATCAAAGCTACATGCTTG AATGTGATATTAGGTGGATTTGATACTACAGCAGTTACAATGTCATGGGCTCTTTCGTTACTTCTCAACAATGAAAATGCACTAAAGAAGGCTCAACATGAATTAGACGAACAAGTTGGGAGAGAAAGACAAGTGAAAGAGACAGATTTAAAGAATCTACCTTATCTCCAAGCTATTGTGAAGGAAACTCTAAGATTACACCCACCTGGGCCACTCTTAGTCCCTCGTGAATCAATAGAAGATTGTACAATTGGTAGCTACCACATTCCGAAAGGAACCCGCCTCATTGTCAATGCTCAAAAACTCCAAAAAGACCCACATGTTTGGGATGATCCATGTGAATTTCGACCAGAAAGATTTATAACAAACCAAAAGAATTTTGATGTTAGAGGACAAAATCCTCAATTGATACCATTTGGAAACGGTCGAAGGATATGCCCTGCCATCTCGTTCGCCCTTCAAATGATACATCTTACGCTAGCCAACTTGCTACATGGGTTCAAAATTGGTAGACCATCACAAGAACTTGTCGACATGGAAGAGAGTTGTGGATTGGCTAGTGGTAGAAAAGCTCCACTCAAAGTTGTTTTAACTCCACAACTACCCGCTTATGCTTATGAGTAA
- the LOC101208091 gene encoding cytochrome P450 CYP82D47 — protein MDLPLLLISSSNFALPAILFTLLFFLYALFASFIHGRRNRLPPQPDGAWPVIGHLPLLTGKELLHNTLGKFADNYGPIFMLRFGTKKTLIVSGWEVAKECFTTNDKIFASRPKFAAAQLLGYNYAMFGTSPYGSHWRHIRKIVMLELLANHRMNRLQHIPRLEVQNSIEELHELCRSNKKAVVEMEKWFGDITLNTIFKMVIGKRFSTTFEGCHGEEYQNALKDFFNLFIAFVPSDLFPFLRWFDFGGYKKSMKKTAKIMDEMHDKWLREHREKRNSDGLVIEDQDLMDIMLSITKDEDFSGYDVDTIIKSTCLAMILGGFHTTTAQMVWALSLLLKHEEALKKVQLELDERVGRERQVNESDINDLIYLQAVVKEALRLYPAAQLSVPHESIEDCTVAGYHVPAGTRLWVNLYKLQRDPNVWESPTEFRPERFLTSEKNYDVNGQTPEFIPFGSGRRICPGISFAIQVMHLTLARLLHEFQIGLPTQEPINMEESVGLNITKKVPLEVVVTPRLSP, from the exons atggatcttcctcttctcctcATATCCTCATCCAACTTTGCTCTACCTGCCATACTCTTCacccttctcttctttctttatgctCTCTTCGCTTCATTTATCCACGGTCGTCGTAACAGACTACCGCCCCAACCCGACGGTGCTTGGCCGGTCATCGGCCACCTCCCTCTACTCACTGGAAAAGAACTCCTTCACAATACCTTGGGGAAATTTGCTGACAATTATGGACCAATCTTTATGCTAAGGTTCGGTACCAAAAAAACCTTGATTGTTAGCGGATGGGAAGTAGCAAAAGAGTGCTTTACTACCAATGACAAAATTTTTGCATCTCGCCCGAAATTTGCTGCCGCTCAGCTTCTTGGCTATAACTATGCCATGTTTGGGACTAGCCCATATGGTTCTCATTGGAGGCATATTCGTAAAATAGTCATGCTCGAACTTCTTGCTAACCACCGTATGAACAGGCTGCAACACATACCGAGGTTAGAGGTTCAAAATTCCATCGAGGAACTACATGAGCTATGCAGATCAAACAAGAAAGCGGTAGTGGAGATGGAGAAGTGGTTTGGAGATATAACTCTAAACACCATATTTAAGATGGTCATTGGAAAGAGATTCTCCACTACCTTTGAAGGGTGTCATGGGGAAGAGTATCAGAATGcattgaaagatttttttaatttgtttatcgCTTTTGTTCCCTCAGATTTGTTTCCGTTTTTAAGATGGTTTGACTTTGGAGGATACAAGAAATCCATGAAGAAGACGGCGAAGATTATGGACGAGATGCATGATAAATGGCTTAGAGAGCATCGGGAGAAGAGAAATTCCGATGGACTGGTGATTGAAGATCAAGATCTCATGGACATCATGTTGTCTATAACCAAGGACGAGGATTTTTCCGGCTACGATGTCGATACAATCATCAAATCTACATGTTTg GCCATGATATTGGGTGGATTTCACACCACCACAGCACAAATGGTATGGGCTCTTTCATTACTTCTAAAACATGAAGAAGCACTCAAGAAAGTCCAACTTGAATTAGATGAACGAGTTGGAAGAGAAAGACAAGTTAATGAGTCAGACATAAACGATTTGATATATCTCCAAGCAGTTGTGAAGGAAGCGTTGCGTCTATATCCTGCAGCACAGCTTTCAGTTCCTCATGAATCTATTGAAGATTGTACAGTGGCAGGTTATCATGTTCCAGCAGGCACAAGATTATGGGTTAATCTTTATAAACTCCAAAGAGATCCAAATGTTTGGGAGAGTCCAACAGAATTTCGTCCAGAGAGGTTCTTGACAAGTGAAAAGAATTATGATGTGAATGGACAAACTCCAGAATTTATACCATTTGGCAGTGGTAGAAGAATTTGTCCTGGAATTTCATTTGCTATTCAAGTTATGCATTTGACACTTGCAAGACTACTTCATGAGTTTCAAATTGGGCTACCTACTCAAGAGCCAATTAATATGGAAGAGAGTGTTGGGTTGAATATTACCAAGAAAGTTCCACTTGAAGTTGTCGTAACTCCACGTCTTTCtccttaa